A part of Campylobacter ureolyticus ACS-301-V-Sch3b genomic DNA contains:
- a CDS encoding WYL domain-containing protein — translation MVTKTTEILLFLQEISSGREINLNSYALSRGLSERTLRRYVSDIRAVFGRDFIEKLGNGNYVCKNKEFYKAFMIPYQKADDTEKLIELLHTINPGFSDFLPPEHKKLGVKLARELGDIFLIKGSPHEESPNLKIFLSVKKAVKFRRYVSFNYEGVWFSDVKFLKIIYSKGNWQVAMIDEKESINNGFRVIRLNFIDEIMLSEKTFHTDFEALKFIQNFETFWDGYKVKPYLCEVFVSDEVLKYFKKKKFFGSQKITEKKDINGFTKIEFMITSDDMILMLARRFFPNFIIKTPKSAKVKFDEMIEKYLKLSKI, via the coding sequence ATGGTAACAAAAACAACTGAAATTTTGCTATTTTTGCAAGAAATTTCATCAGGGCGTGAGATAAATTTAAACTCTTACGCCCTAAGTAGAGGACTTAGTGAGCGTACATTAAGGCGTTATGTTAGTGATATAAGGGCGGTTTTTGGAAGAGATTTTATAGAAAAACTTGGAAATGGAAATTATGTGTGTAAAAATAAAGAATTTTACAAAGCTTTTATGATTCCATACCAAAAAGCAGATGATACTGAAAAATTAATCGAGCTTTTACATACGATAAATCCTGGTTTTTCGGACTTTTTACCGCCTGAACATAAAAAACTTGGGGTTAAGCTTGCAAGAGAACTTGGTGATATTTTCCTTATAAAAGGAAGTCCACACGAAGAAAGTCCAAACCTAAAAATATTTTTAAGCGTTAAAAAAGCCGTTAAATTTAGAAGATATGTGAGTTTTAATTATGAAGGTGTTTGGTTTAGCGATGTAAAATTTTTAAAAATTATCTATTCAAAAGGTAATTGGCAAGTTGCAATGATTGATGAAAAAGAGTCTATAAACAATGGATTTAGAGTAATTAGGCTAAATTTTATAGATGAGATAATGTTAAGTGAAAAAACTTTTCATACCGATTTTGAAGCCTTGAAATTTATACAAAACTTTGAAACTTTTTGGGACGGATATAAAGTAAAGCCTTATTTGTGCGAGGTTTTTGTCAGTGATGAGGTTTTGAAATATTTTAAGAAAAAGAAATTTTTTGGGTCACAAAAAATTACTGAAAAAAAGGATATTAATGGCTTTACGAAAATTGAATTTATGATAACAAGCGATGACATGATTTTAATGCTTGCAAGACGCTTTTTCCCTAATTTTATTATAAAAACTCCCAAAAGTGCGAAAGTTAAATTTGATGAGATGATAGAAAAGTATTTAAAACTTTCAAAAATTTAA